The following nucleotide sequence is from Photobacterium gaetbulicola Gung47.
AATGTTGGACTCGAACCAATACCCACCCTGACCGGCAGCCCCAAATGCTGATAAATCCTGTCGCGGATCTCCTTACCATAATGGGTCAACCCATCGAGCTGGAAACCGTCCAGCCGTACAAAAGCTTCATCGATAGAGTACTGCTCAACATGAGGCGAAAAGCGATGCAGTTCTTCGATGAAGCGGCGGCTCATATCAGCATACAGGGTATAATTCGAACTCCTGACTTCAACCCCCATCTTCCTGGCTTCGCGTTCAATTTTGAACCACGGCGCACCACGCTTGATACCGAGCGCTTTGGCCTCAGGAGAAAGCGCGACACAGCACCCATCATTGTTAGATAGCACCACAAGCGGTTTATTCACCAACTTTGGGTCAAACAGCTGTTCACAGGCACAGTAGAAACTTTTGGCATCAACCAGCGCCCACACCTGATCACGATATCCGTCTAATGCCGCCATCGTTCACCCCAGTAAGTTATGCACATTGCGCGTTACCACCCCAAAAATTTCTGAATCTTCGGGCATGGGAAAAGGCTTGAAACTCGGGTTTTCGGCAACCAACCACCATGTTTGGTCATGGCGCATCAGGCGCTTGCATGTGAATTCATCATATATCCTGGCAATCACAATTCGCCCGGGAGCAACGGGCTCGGCCCGATCAACGACCAATAGGTCACCGTCGTAAATACCGGCACCTATCATGGATTCACCAGACGCCCGCAGGAAAAAAGTGGCATTGGGGTTTCTAATGAGATAGCTCTCTAGGTCGAGCTCCTCTTGATGGCCGTCAGCAGGTGACGGAAAGCCGCACTTCACCCCTTCAATAAAGTAAGGAAATAGCTTCATCTCCATCGTTCTCAGTTAACTGTATGTATATACAGTATACTGAAAAATAGATAGAATAGTCACACCTTAGTGTTAACTTTCAAGGTAACTGAAGACCGAACCAACAAACGAGCTATTTTCTATACAATTTCAATCACCTGGCAATATTTCGCTGCGCCTTATTCCGTCAACGCCGAATAAATCAGCAACTTTTGCTGCCATCTTCGGCAAACACGCTTTTACCGACGAGTATTGTCAAACAAACGCTCATCATTATTGGTAAAATTGTCGTTTATAAAAACTAAAAGATATATCCAATGAATTGGGTATGGGGTTATTACCAAGGAGTTTTTAATGCAAAAAATTTTTGCAGTTTTGGCTGTGCTTCTTTTAGCCGGCTGTTCCACCACCGAAAACACGCACACTGACAGCCAATGTATAGGCCAGATGACCACAGAGGAAGCCTACGGCCACCTCAACCCTGAGCGTTTCACCATTCAGGTGCTCGCTCTGACCGAAGAGCGCCAAGCCGATGTCAGAAACTATATCAACCACATCCAGGGCCAACAGCCAATCTGGGTGAACTGGAAGAAAAGTTCAAGCGGTCGCTGGTATGCTGTCATTTACGGCGATTTTGCAACCAAAGACGAAGCCAAAGCTGTCATTGACCGCCTGCCAGAAGCCGTACGCCAGCAGGGACCATTCATCAGAAGCTTTGCCGAAGTACAAAGTGACAAGCAAACTGACGTCTTCCGCCTGCGTTGATCAAAAAAGCCGGAGTGTTTCACTCCGGCTTTCGATTCTTTCAATTATCGCCCTTCAAACAACTGGCCGACAGTTTTCATCGGTATAAACATCCGTACCCGCCCGTTGTGCTCGCAAAGCACTTCAAAGCCATATTTGGTATAAAAGGATTCCGCTTCGGAGCTCAGACAATCAACGACAATCGCATACGCCCTCATATGAGCATTGACTTGCCAAAGATATCTCAATGCCTTGACTAAACTCACTTTACCCAGTCCATTGCCATGATATTCGTGGTGAACGGCAAGTTGAGCAAGCAAAAAAACAGGAATCGGATACTTGGGAAGCTTTTTAGCCATTGCCGCCGGTAATGTATCGCGACAAATCGAGCTCGGCGCAATGCTATAGAACGCACAAATGGGCCGTTTTTGATTGGGTAGAGGAAGTAAGGCAGGTAGCACCATGGTACGGCTGATACCTGCCTGCATATGTTTTGCCGCCTGAGTCTGAATGAAGGTATTTAGTTCCGGTTCACCGCAGTCAAAGGACGCGCGGTCATGCAGCTTTTTATCAAGCTCGATAAACTCTTTGGCCCAACTCACTTACTTAAAGCCCTTTTCATCTGCAAAATCCACAGCATCGAGCAAAGCTTTATTCGGTGATTTAGCCTTATCGCAAGCATCAACGAACCGATCAAATACATCACCATCAACAGTGATGCTTTCATGCTGAGCGATTACCTGGCTGGCATCTTCATCCATCAGACGGACCACGTACTCAGTCAAACTTTTCAGCCCCAAAAGTGCCGAGGCCTTTTCAGCTTTGGCTTTAATTTCTTCATCCAGGCGCAAGTCCAAACGTGCTGTTGCCATATCCACCTCCATCAGTACAGAAACACTCCGTACATAAAAAGTATACTCCTTGTTCACCGACACAGCAAATCGTACGGAAAGCTTCCGTACGATTTCAATATCAACAACGGGATATCATTCCTTTAAGATGACATAGCCCCAGCACTTTGTGTTTTGTGGCTTTGCACTTCACGTCCTTCAAGCTTGTGAAGTTCACGCAACAAGATGAACAGTAGCATTAAGCCCGTAGCAGCCAAACCAACGGCCAAACCACCCCAAACACCTTCCAAACCAAACATGTTCATCAACACCCAGGCAGAAGGCAGACCAATGAGCCAGTAGCCAATACCAGTCGTTACCGTCGGGGCTTTCACCACTTTCATGCCGCGAAGAATACTAATAGCAGACAATTGCCAAGCATCAACCACAAAACAAGCCGCAACCATAATCATCACACTGGGCAATGCTGTGACTAACTCTTCCGCCAATGCATCACCTTCGACATTGAAGACAACAGTCAAGAACTCTGGTTTTGCAATCAACAATACCCCAAATAGAGCACTGGTGATTGTTACCAGCAACAAACCCTGTTTGGCATAGCGTTTTACCATGCCAGGTTCTTGCAGACCGACATGCTGGCTAACCAAAATAGAAGCTGCCTGGGACAGGCCAAAGGCTACGTTCCACGACAAATTCAAGCATTGCATTGCAATCTGGTGAATAGCCAGCGACACGGCCCCCAAGGTCCCCGCCAACAGTGCCGCGCTAGAAAACAGAGCATGCTCCATCAGGGTCGCAATCATTATAGGCACCCCGATCGCCAACAACGGCACCAGGATACCCAAACGATACTCCTGCCAATTGGCAAATGGATTATATTGACGGTATTTATCAAGGGTGAAGACCCAATAGCCATAGCCTAGCATGACAACGAAGGCGGCCAGTGCGGTACCGTAACCCAAGCCTGCCAACCCCATATCCCAATGAAACGCCATCAGGTAGCTTAGCGGCACATTAAGGATAACAGTGGCAATTGACATCACCATAACCGAGCGGGTGTCACCAAACGCACTAACCAAGCTGCGCAGAACCAACAGAATCAACGTCGGCAGCATCGCCCACTTCAAGGCATTGAGATAATCTACCGCCAGCACGACGGTTTCAGGATCTTGACCGGCTTTGAGCAGTAGGTCGTGCATCCAGAAGAAGACGGGCAATAACGTCACGGTCAGGATAACCGATAGCAACAGTCCACTTTTGAGAGAAATACTGACTTCGGCGTCACCCTTCTCCATATCTTTTATTCTTTTGCCGTAGGCGATAGCAATTAAATTCGCAACACATCCAACGGTACTGCCCGCAACAGTAAAAACGATTGAGTAGACAGCTGCTCCCAGGCCACCGCCGGCAATAGCAAGGATACTGAGTTGGGCCATCATCCAAACATCAGTAAATACCAATAATTGCGCAACCAGCTGTGAAATGATGAGCGGCACAGCCAGGCTGATTAATTTTTTCATTTATCACCACAAGACACTAGAGTATCGAAAAGCAGAAAGGATCTTCAGCAGTGACGGTAAAGGCGACCTATTTGAGAAAACCTAGATCAGAAAATGTAGGTTTAAAGTGCGTAACGGCCATCAAACTGCAGAGATAGGGATAATGTAAAATCTTCATGTTTGTGTTTCAAACGACATTTATAGTACCTTAGCATTCATAAAACTCATGCAAGAGTTATCTCAAACTGAGCCGCGCGCGTGGCGAACACAATTGCCTATGAAGAAAAGACACAACCTACTTCCATCATCTTTAAATGGGTTAAGAGTATTTGAAGCCTCTGCAAGACACCTGAGTTTTACACTTGCCGCAGAGGAACTCAATGTGACGCAAAGTGCGGTCAGCAGGCAAATCAGACAGTTAGAGGATAAACTTGGTTTCTCACTGTTTATTCGCCACCACCGCTCACTGGAGCTGTCAGCCCAAGGAAAAGAAATCGCTCTGCTGCTTACCCGCCAATACAGCGAACTAAACCAAACCATCCGCCAATTGAAAACGAAGGAAACGGGCACTTTGCGAGTGCAGGTTGCAATGAGTTTCGCTGTACGTTGGCTGATTCCCCGTTTGCATTCTTTTAAGTCACTCAACCCAGATGTCAACATTATATTGTCGTCCAGTATGGGACATGACAATGAACTCTTACACTTAGAAGAGGATGACTATGATATAGCGATATATAACGTCCCTGAAGTCCATCAAAGCAGCAACATGCCGACTTTTCTCAGAAAAGAGTACTTGGCACCCGTCTATTCTGAACTCTTGACCAAAACCGACGAGCCAATCGATGTGGACAAGCTCATCACTAACTACCCTCGATTACACCCGACCCCCGACCAATCTGACTGGCGAGAGTGGCTTAGCCGAAATGGGCGAAGCGATCAGATAAAAAAAGACGGTCTAACCTTCAATACCTTGGATATGGCTTTAACTTCCTGCTTTGCGGGCCAGGGCGTCACCATTACCGATCTGATGCTGGTCGTCCATGAATTGCAGCAAGGCTATTTGAAACTGCCTACCGGGGCGACTATCGTCACCAACAACACCTGGCAGTATTACTATCAAACCATCAGCAAGGGTGACACCGTCACGCGATTTATTGACTGGATGGTTGAAGAAGATAGGAAGGACATGGCCGCGCTAACCTGTATGGCCGAGCAGCACGGCTGGAAAATCATCGATTGATTTCAAATAAGTGTGTTTTTGAGCAACTCACACTGACTCAATCAGCTCAGGCAGGATGTCAAAAAGATCACCGACCAATCCATAATCAGCGATCTCAAAAATCGGCGCTTCAGGATCACTGTTGATAGCAACAATCACTTTGGCATCTTTCATGCCGGCGAGGTGTTGAATAGCACCGGAAATGCCTATTGCAATATATAATTCCGGGGCCACAATTTTACCTGTCTGGCCAACCTGGTAATCATTGGAAATAAAACCGGCATCTACAGCCGCCCGAGAGGCGCCAATTGCCCCTCCGAGTTTATCGGCTAGTTGCTCGATCAAAGCAAAATTCTCTCTGCTGCCGAGCGCCCTGCCGCCCGATACGACAACACGGGCAGCGGTTAACTCAGGCCTTTCACTTTCCGATGCCTGACATCCGACAAACTCACTCAATTTATTATCAATCGAAATATCTAACTGTTTCTGATCTGCTCGGCCGCTACCCATCGGGGCCGCATCAAATGCCGAACCACGAACAGTGATTATCTTTGTGGGATCAGTGCTGCGCACTCTTGCCAGTGCATTACCGGCATAGATGGGCCTGATAACCGTATCCTCACTTTCTATAGCGATAACATCAGACAGCATGCCAACATCCAACAACGCAGCCACACGAGGCATTACGTTTTTTCCAAACGTCGTGGCCGATGCCAGGATATGGCTATAATCAGAGGCTATTTCGGAAATTAACAATGCACTGTTTTCCGCCAGCTGATGCTCATACTCTGGCTTATCAGCAACCATGACCTGGCTGACGCCTTCTATATTTGACGCATCTTCAACAACCAAGTGACATTGATAGCCAATAACCAATACATCAATAGCCATATCAAATGATCTAGCCGCCCCAACCGCCTTCAGTGTTTCCCCACCCAAGCGCTCATTATCATGCTCTGCAATGACTAGTACCCGCATTAGATCACCTTCGCACTATTTTTGAGTTTATCGACAAGCTCTGCCACTGAGCCAACCTTCACTCCGCCAGAACGCGGCTTCGGCGCCATTATCTCAATCACCTCTTGGTGGTTCTTGATTGTTGCCCCGAGCGCTTCCGGGGTCATTACATCAAGAGGCTTTTTCTTTGCTTTCATGATGTTGGGTAATGATGCATAACGAGGTTCATTTAGCCGCAAGTCTGTACTCAATACTGCCGGCAAGGCCAATTGCAGCGTTTCCAATCCTCCATCTACTTCCCGGGTTACTTTCACTACTCGTTTACCATCAATAGTGACACCGTCACCCATCAGCTCAACATTCGAAGCAAATGTA
It contains:
- a CDS encoding hypothetical protein (COG1974) — encoded protein: MEMKLFPYFIEGVKCGFPSPADGHQEELDLESYLIRNPNATFFLRASGESMIGAGIYDGDLLVVDRAEPVAPGRIVIARIYDEFTCKRLMRHDQTWWLVAENPSFKPFPMPEDSEIFGVVTRNVHNLLG
- a CDS encoding hypothetical protein (COG3266), with protein sequence MQKIFAVLAVLLLAGCSTTENTHTDSQCIGQMTTEEAYGHLNPERFTIQVLALTEERQADVRNYINHIQGQQPIWVNWKKSSSGRWYAVIYGDFATKDEAKAVIDRLPEAVRQQGPFIRSFAEVQSDKQTDVFRLR
- a CDS encoding GCN5-related N-acetyltransferase (COG0454), which codes for MSWAKEFIELDKKLHDRASFDCGEPELNTFIQTQAAKHMQAGISRTMVLPALLPLPNQKRPICAFYSIAPSSICRDTLPAAMAKKLPKYPIPVFLLAQLAVHHEYHGNGLGKVSLVKALRYLWQVNAHMRAYAIVVDCLSSEAESFYTKYGFEVLCEHNGRVRMFIPMKTVGQLFEGR
- a CDS encoding hypothetical protein (COG0534) → MKKLISLAVPLIISQLVAQLLVFTDVWMMAQLSILAIAGGGLGAAVYSIVFTVAGSTVGCVANLIAIAYGKRIKDMEKGDAEVSISLKSGLLLSVILTVTLLPVFFWMHDLLLKAGQDPETVVLAVDYLNALKWAMLPTLILLVLRSLVSAFGDTRSVMVMSIATVILNVPLSYLMAFHWDMGLAGLGYGTALAAFVVMLGYGYWVFTLDKYRQYNPFANWQEYRLGILVPLLAIGVPIMIATLMEHALFSSAALLAGTLGAVSLAIHQIAMQCLNLSWNVAFGLSQAASILVSQHVGLQEPGMVKRYAKQGLLLVTITSALFGVLLIAKPEFLTVVFNVEGDALAEELVTALPSVMIMVAACFVVDAWQLSAISILRGMKVVKAPTVTTGIGYWLIGLPSAWVLMNMFGLEGVWGGLAVGLAATGLMLLFILLRELHKLEGREVQSHKTQSAGAMSS
- a CDS encoding hypothetical protein (COG0583), translating into MQELSQTEPRAWRTQLPMKKRHNLLPSSLNGLRVFEASARHLSFTLAAEELNVTQSAVSRQIRQLEDKLGFSLFIRHHRSLELSAQGKEIALLLTRQYSELNQTIRQLKTKETGTLRVQVAMSFAVRWLIPRLHSFKSLNPDVNIILSSSMGHDNELLHLEEDDYDIAIYNVPEVHQSSNMPTFLRKEYLAPVYSELLTKTDEPIDVDKLITNYPRLHPTPDQSDWREWLSRNGRSDQIKKDGLTFNTLDMALTSCFAGQGVTITDLMLVVHELQQGYLKLPTGATIVTNNTWQYYYQTISKGDTVTRFIDWMVEEDRKDMAALTCMAEQHGWKIID
- a CDS encoding acyl-CoA dehydrogenase, short-chain specific (COG2025); the protein is MRVLVIAEHDNERLGGETLKAVGAARSFDMAIDVLVIGYQCHLVVEDASNIEGVSQVMVADKPEYEHQLAENSALLISEIASDYSHILASATTFGKNVMPRVAALLDVGMLSDVIAIESEDTVIRPIYAGNALARVRSTDPTKIITVRGSAFDAAPMGSGRADQKQLDISIDNKLSEFVGCQASESERPELTAARVVVSGGRALGSRENFALIEQLADKLGGAIGASRAAVDAGFISNDYQVGQTGKIVAPELYIAIGISGAIQHLAGMKDAKVIVAINSDPEAPIFEIADYGLVGDLFDILPELIESV